From a region of the Janthinobacterium sp. 61 genome:
- the gmk gene encoding guanylate kinase has product MSHPTAFSGSLFVVAAPSGAGKSTLVNALLAQEPGIKLSISTTTRAPRPGEQHGREYYFTTAEDFVARADQGEFLEWAEVHGNYYGTSRIMVEQQMLAGTDILLEIDWQGARQVRKQFPRAAGIFILPPSIDALEERLNKRGQDEPHVITRRLLAAGGEIAHAPEFEYVIINEEFTVALSELSAIVRAARCRFAQQAARNASLFAQLGLHAE; this is encoded by the coding sequence ATGAGCCACCCTACCGCCTTCTCCGGCAGCCTGTTCGTGGTCGCCGCGCCCTCGGGCGCCGGCAAATCGACACTGGTCAATGCATTGCTGGCGCAAGAGCCCGGCATCAAACTGTCGATTTCGACCACCACGCGCGCGCCCCGCCCCGGAGAGCAGCACGGCCGCGAGTACTACTTCACGACAGCGGAAGACTTTGTCGCGCGCGCCGACCAGGGCGAATTCCTGGAATGGGCGGAAGTGCATGGCAATTACTATGGTACTTCGCGCATCATGGTGGAACAGCAAATGCTGGCCGGTACCGACATCCTGCTGGAAATCGACTGGCAGGGCGCGCGCCAGGTGCGCAAGCAATTCCCCCGCGCGGCCGGTATTTTCATCCTGCCGCCATCGATCGATGCGCTGGAAGAGCGCCTGAACAAGCGCGGTCAGGACGAGCCGCATGTGATCACGCGCCGCCTGCTGGCGGCCGGCGGCGAAATCGCACACGCTCCCGAGTTCGAGTATGTTATTATCAATGAAGAGTTTACGGTCGCTTTGTCCGAACTGAGCGCGATCGTGAGAGCGGCCCGTTGCCGGTTTGCGCAACAAGCGGCCCGCAACGCATCGCTATTCGCCCAGCTGGGCCTGCACGCAGAATAA
- the rpoZ gene encoding DNA-directed RNA polymerase subunit omega, with product MARITIEDCLKQIPNRFQLTLAATYRARQLLQGHTPKVEAKDKPTVVALREIAAGKVGIEMLKKVPM from the coding sequence ATGGCCCGTATCACCATCGAAGATTGCCTGAAACAGATCCCTAACCGCTTTCAGCTGACCCTGGCTGCAACCTACCGCGCACGTCAGTTGTTGCAAGGCCACACCCCTAAGGTGGAAGCCAAGGACAAGCCTACCGTTGTCGCACTGCGTGAAATCGCTGCCGGTAAAGTCGGTATCGAAATGCTGAAAAAGGTCCCGATGTAA
- a CDS encoding bifunctional (p)ppGpp synthetase/guanosine-3',5'-bis(diphosphate) 3'-pyrophosphohydrolase, which produces MSLTPADTTSAALPPPAPRQAAKSQGASASGAGTSTGNASATPPAPALGVASVSHLADKLAEYLSPADLKKVKEAYRFSDEMHLGQMRRSGEPYISHPIAVAEICADWKLDAQAIMAALLHDVMEDQDVKKEELIERFGAPVAHLVDGLSKLEKIEFQSQIEAQAENFRKMLLAMASDVRVILIKLADRLHNMRTLDFMTAAKKRRIASETMEVYVPIAHRLGLNNIYHELQDLSFSHLYPMRYRTLAKAVKAARGNRREVVNKIMDAVKSTLSMAELEADVTGREKTLYDIYKKMRSKHLSFSQVLDVYGFRVVVGSFADCYVTLGTLHSLYKPMPGKFKDYIAIRKLNGYQSLHTTVIGPYGTPVEFQIRTQEMHRTAESGVAAHWLYKSGESNPSDLQQRTHAWLQSLLDIQQQTGDSAEFLEHVKVDLFPDSVYVFTPKSKIIALPRGATAIDFAYSIHTGIGDQTVAVKINNETSPLRTELHNGDIVEIITDSSSRPSPTWLSFVRTGKARSAIRHHLRTINLPESIALGQQLLSQALQTLNIDADLPAPLVERLLNESSANSMDELYADIGIGKRMATLVARHIFGLIGGEAASMPVEHNSGSELDPVTICGTEGVSVQLAPCCLPIPGDQIIGQLRRDQGLLVHTSDCSQAKRQRTKEPDRWIAVRWGTELNRRFDCRIKVLINSERGILARVAAEIGESDANIIYVGMDEDKDNVLDQLRFTVQVKDRVHLAALLRNVRRVAGVNRILRERN; this is translated from the coding sequence ATGAGTCTGACTCCAGCCGACACGACTTCCGCAGCACTGCCGCCTCCGGCCCCGCGCCAGGCGGCAAAATCGCAGGGCGCTTCCGCGTCCGGCGCTGGCACGTCCACCGGGAATGCCTCCGCCACACCGCCAGCACCCGCCTTGGGCGTGGCCTCCGTCAGTCACCTGGCCGACAAACTGGCCGAATATCTTTCTCCCGCCGACTTGAAAAAAGTCAAGGAAGCCTACCGCTTCTCCGACGAAATGCACCTGGGGCAGATGCGCCGCTCGGGCGAGCCGTATATCTCGCATCCGATCGCCGTCGCCGAAATCTGCGCCGACTGGAAACTCGACGCGCAAGCCATCATGGCCGCCCTGCTGCATGACGTCATGGAAGACCAGGACGTCAAGAAGGAAGAATTGATCGAACGCTTCGGCGCGCCCGTGGCGCACCTGGTCGACGGCCTGTCGAAGCTGGAAAAGATCGAATTCCAGAGCCAGATCGAAGCGCAGGCGGAAAACTTCCGCAAGATGCTGCTGGCCATGGCGTCCGACGTGCGCGTGATCCTGATCAAACTGGCCGACCGCCTGCACAATATGCGCACGCTGGACTTCATGACGGCGGCAAAAAAACGCCGCATCGCCAGCGAGACCATGGAAGTGTACGTGCCGATCGCACACCGCCTCGGCCTGAACAATATTTATCATGAGCTGCAGGACCTGTCTTTCTCGCACCTGTACCCCATGCGCTACCGCACCCTGGCGAAAGCCGTCAAGGCGGCGCGCGGCAACCGGCGCGAAGTGGTCAACAAGATCATGGATGCGGTGAAAAGCACCTTGTCCATGGCCGAACTTGAGGCCGACGTCACGGGCCGCGAAAAGACCCTGTACGACATCTATAAAAAGATGCGCAGCAAGCACTTGTCGTTCTCGCAAGTGCTGGACGTGTATGGCTTCCGCGTGGTGGTGGGCAGCTTTGCCGACTGTTACGTGACCCTGGGCACCCTGCACAGCCTGTACAAACCCATGCCGGGAAAGTTCAAGGATTACATCGCGATCCGCAAGCTGAACGGCTACCAGTCGCTGCACACGACCGTCATCGGTCCGTATGGCACACCCGTCGAATTCCAGATCCGCACGCAGGAAATGCACCGCACGGCCGAATCGGGCGTGGCGGCGCACTGGCTGTACAAGAGCGGCGAATCGAACCCGTCCGACCTGCAGCAGCGCACGCATGCGTGGCTGCAATCGCTGCTCGACATCCAGCAGCAGACGGGCGACTCGGCCGAATTCCTCGAACACGTCAAGGTCGACCTGTTCCCCGATTCCGTCTACGTGTTTACGCCGAAGTCGAAGATCATCGCCCTGCCGCGCGGCGCCACGGCCATCGACTTCGCCTATTCGATCCATACGGGCATCGGCGACCAGACCGTGGCCGTGAAGATCAACAACGAAACCTCGCCCTTGCGCACCGAGCTGCATAATGGCGACATCGTCGAGATCATCACCGATTCCTCGTCGCGCCCCAGCCCGACGTGGCTGTCGTTCGTGCGCACCGGCAAGGCCCGTTCGGCCATCCGCCACCATTTGCGCACGATCAACCTGCCAGAATCGATCGCCCTGGGCCAGCAATTGCTGTCGCAAGCGCTGCAAACCTTGAACATCGACGCCGACCTGCCAGCCCCACTGGTCGAACGCCTGCTCAACGAATCGAGCGCCAATTCCATGGACGAGCTGTACGCGGACATCGGCATCGGCAAGCGCATGGCCACGCTGGTGGCGCGCCACATTTTTGGTTTGATCGGCGGCGAAGCGGCCAGCATGCCTGTAGAACACAATAGCGGCAGCGAACTCGACCCCGTTACCATCTGTGGCACCGAAGGCGTCTCCGTGCAGCTGGCGCCCTGCTGTTTGCCGATTCCCGGCGACCAGATCATCGGCCAGCTGCGCCGCGACCAGGGCTTGCTGGTGCACACGAGCGACTGCTCGCAAGCGAAACGCCAGCGCACCAAGGAACCGGACCGCTGGATCGCCGTGCGCTGGGGAACCGAACTGAACCGGCGCTTCGACTGCCGCATCAAGGTGCTGATCAACAGCGAACGGGGCATCCTGGCCCGCGTGGCCGCCGAAATCGGCGAGTCCGACGCCAACATCATCTATGTGGGCATGGACGAAGACAAGGACAACGTTCTCGACCAGCTGCGCTTCACCGTGCAAGTCAAGGATCGCGTCCACCTGGCCGCCCTGCTGCGCAATGTGCGCCGCGTCGCTGGCGTCAACCGCATCCTGCGCGAACGCAACTAA
- a CDS encoding transposase translates to MPRPLRLVLPGVPLHVVQRGVNRQACFLDGKDKQRYLDYLRSCLALVPCSLHAYVVMSNHVHLLLSTQSTASLSSLMKMLNQRYVQYFNWRHGRTGSLWEGRYKSCLVQGERYLLICQRYIELNPVRAGIVTLPGQYCWSSYRSNAQGRHDDLLSPHSLYLMLGNDELERQKTYQSLFQDKLGERCIGQLRKAVDAEFAVGDQVFLRRVAELSR, encoded by the coding sequence ATGCCCCGCCCCCTTCGGCTTGTCTTGCCCGGCGTTCCACTGCATGTAGTGCAGCGTGGAGTGAATCGCCAAGCATGCTTTCTTGATGGGAAGGATAAACAGCGCTATCTTGACTATCTGCGCAGTTGTTTAGCGCTTGTGCCATGCTCTCTGCATGCGTATGTGGTGATGAGCAATCATGTTCATCTCTTGCTCTCCACGCAAAGCACAGCCTCCCTGTCGTCGCTGATGAAAATGCTGAACCAGCGTTATGTGCAATATTTCAACTGGCGTCATGGTCGCACCGGCAGCTTGTGGGAAGGTCGCTACAAATCCTGTTTGGTGCAGGGCGAGCGCTATTTATTGATTTGCCAGCGTTATATCGAACTCAATCCCGTCAGGGCCGGCATCGTGACATTGCCTGGGCAATACTGCTGGTCCAGTTATCGGAGCAATGCGCAGGGCAGGCATGATGATCTGCTGTCTCCGCATTCCTTGTATTTGATGCTTGGAAATGATGAGCTTGAACGGCAAAAAACATACCAATCGTTATTTCAGGATAAATTGGGGGAGCGCTGCATCGGACAACTGCGAAAAGCAGTCGATGCTGAATTTGCGGTAGGCGACCAGGTGTTTTTAAGGCGAGTTGCGGAACTGAGCCGGTAG
- the greB gene encoding transcription elongation factor GreB, producing the protein MNKAFVKESDNDDDEEAAALALAIPAGAKNYITPAGYQRIKEELLQLIDVDRPEVVRIVHWAASNGDRSENGDYIYGKRRLREIDRRIRFLTKRMDLAAIVDPSVHHGNDQVFFGATVTYRTSDGETHTITIVGIDEFDPLNGKISWVSPMARTITKAREGDVITLNTPLGEQELELLEVTYPAPGEG; encoded by the coding sequence ATGAATAAAGCCTTTGTAAAAGAATCCGACAACGACGACGATGAAGAAGCGGCCGCGCTGGCGCTGGCCATTCCCGCTGGCGCCAAGAACTACATCACGCCGGCCGGCTACCAGCGCATCAAGGAAGAGTTGCTGCAACTGATCGACGTCGACCGTCCGGAGGTGGTGCGTATCGTCCATTGGGCGGCGTCGAATGGCGACCGTTCGGAAAATGGCGACTATATCTATGGCAAGCGGCGCCTGCGCGAAATCGACCGCCGCATCCGCTTCCTGACCAAGCGCATGGACCTGGCCGCCATCGTCGACCCCAGCGTGCACCATGGCAATGACCAGGTATTTTTCGGCGCCACGGTGACCTACCGCACCAGCGACGGCGAAACGCATACCATCACCATCGTCGGCATCGACGAATTCGACCCCCTGAACGGCAAGATCAGCTGGGTCTCGCCCATGGCCCGCACCATCACCAAGGCACGCGAAGGCGACGTGATCACCCTCAACACGCCGCTGGGCGAGCAGGAACTGGAATTGCTGGAAGTGACGTATCCGGCGCCGGGGGAGGGGTAG
- a CDS encoding sensor histidine kinase gives MHDTPRLAPAMRAATPEIYLYDAASLQLLDANDAACDNLQYARKQLLAMTPFTLAPQLDAQHLAAVLATLDDSIGAQALLHLQQRRRDGSLYSLSLHLSRASRQGRALLLAEGEDLRTPQATAAALAQVQSRFNAIVSNTPGLVYQFCLHADGRASFAYLSDGCQALLGLDPAQLHARPELFYQLILADDRASYLESMQASKNALWSWNWEGRIWIDAWKDVKWINLRSTPRALADGTVQWEGIMTNITESRLEQIEVRQSRARLAELTAHIDKVKEHERTRLARELHDDLGGNLTAIKMALAMLARRLPPDDPLLQEKANYVDALVDRSIDAVHRISLDLRPSMLDLGLVAALDWQVKEFARQAGIECQFISNRQHIELELDLATSLFRIAQEALTNIAKHAQASKVSVRLARQRQHISLSIADNGVGMRLSDRAKPQSFGIRGMAERASALGGTLSLMDGPDGGTILSIKIRLTTPREAIIAAAASAPAQSGAP, from the coding sequence ATGCACGACACTCCCCGGCTGGCGCCCGCCATGCGCGCGGCAACGCCGGAAATCTACCTGTACGATGCGGCCAGCTTGCAATTGCTGGATGCCAACGATGCCGCCTGCGACAACTTGCAGTACGCGCGCAAGCAATTGCTGGCAATGACGCCCTTTACCCTGGCGCCGCAGCTCGACGCGCAGCACCTCGCTGCCGTGCTGGCCACCCTGGACGACAGCATCGGCGCGCAGGCCCTGCTGCATCTACAGCAGCGCCGCCGCGATGGCAGCCTGTATTCGCTCAGCCTCCACCTGTCGCGCGCCAGCCGCCAGGGCCGCGCCCTGCTCCTGGCCGAGGGCGAAGACTTGCGCACGCCACAGGCGACGGCGGCCGCCCTGGCGCAGGTGCAGTCGCGCTTCAACGCCATCGTCTCGAACACGCCGGGCCTGGTGTACCAGTTCTGCCTGCATGCGGATGGACGCGCGTCCTTCGCCTACCTGAGCGACGGCTGCCAGGCCCTGCTGGGCCTGGACCCGGCACAGCTGCACGCGCGCCCGGAACTGTTCTATCAATTGATCCTGGCCGACGACCGCGCCTCGTATCTGGAGTCGATGCAAGCGTCAAAAAACGCCTTGTGGAGCTGGAACTGGGAAGGCCGCATCTGGATCGATGCCTGGAAGGATGTCAAATGGATCAATCTGCGGTCCACGCCGCGCGCGCTGGCCGACGGTACGGTGCAGTGGGAAGGCATCATGACGAATATCACCGAAAGCCGGCTCGAACAGATCGAAGTGCGCCAGTCGCGCGCCCGCCTGGCCGAACTGACGGCGCATATCGACAAGGTCAAGGAACACGAACGCACGCGCCTGGCGCGCGAATTGCACGATGACCTGGGCGGCAATTTGACGGCGATCAAGATGGCGCTGGCCATGCTGGCGCGCCGCCTGCCCCCGGACGACCCGCTGCTGCAGGAAAAGGCCAACTATGTCGATGCCCTGGTCGACCGCAGCATCGACGCCGTACACCGTATTTCGCTGGACCTGCGCCCTTCCATGCTGGACCTGGGCCTGGTTGCCGCGCTGGACTGGCAGGTGAAGGAATTCGCGCGCCAGGCCGGCATCGAATGCCAGTTCATTTCCAACCGCCAGCATATCGAACTGGAGCTGGACCTGGCGACCAGCCTGTTCCGCATCGCCCAGGAGGCGCTGACGAATATCGCCAAACATGCGCAGGCCAGCAAGGTCAGCGTGCGCCTGGCCCGGCAGCGCCAGCATATCAGCCTGTCGATCGCCGACAACGGCGTCGGCATGCGCCTGTCCGACCGTGCCAAGCCGCAATCGTTTGGCATCCGCGGCATGGCCGAACGCGCCAGCGCGCTGGGCGGCACCCTGAGCCTGATGGATGGGCCGGACGGTGGCACCATCCTGAGCATAAAAATCCGGCTGACCACGCCGCGAGAGGCGATAATAGCGGCTGCAGCCAGCGCACCAGCGCAAAGCGGAGCGCCGTAA
- a CDS encoding response regulator transcription factor: MKEKATIRVFIADDHAIVREGLKQILADTKDIIVAGEAENGHDAIKLFRGSKCQVLLLDISLPDRSGIEVLKQIKKEKPELAVLMLSMHREDQYAIRSLKAGAAGYLTKQSAPRELVTAIRQVAQGLKYISASLAQELANTVGEDHETALHDTLSDREYQTLVMIASGKAVGAIAEELKLSVKTVSEYRSRLLVKMKLKNSAELTHYAIRNQLVD, from the coding sequence ATGAAAGAAAAAGCCACCATCCGGGTATTCATCGCCGACGATCACGCGATCGTGCGCGAGGGCTTGAAACAAATCCTCGCCGACACGAAGGACATCATCGTCGCCGGCGAGGCTGAAAATGGCCACGACGCCATCAAGCTGTTCCGCGGCTCGAAATGCCAGGTGTTGCTGCTCGACATCTCCCTGCCCGACCGCAGCGGCATCGAGGTGCTCAAGCAGATCAAGAAGGAAAAGCCGGAACTGGCCGTGCTGATGCTCTCCATGCACCGCGAAGACCAGTACGCCATCCGTTCGCTCAAGGCGGGCGCGGCCGGCTACCTGACGAAACAGAGTGCGCCGCGCGAACTGGTCACGGCCATACGCCAGGTGGCGCAGGGATTAAAATACATCAGCGCCTCGCTGGCGCAGGAACTGGCCAACACGGTGGGCGAAGACCACGAAACGGCATTGCACGACACCCTGTCGGACCGCGAATACCAGACGCTGGTGATGATCGCCTCGGGCAAGGCGGTAGGCGCCATCGCCGAAGAGCTCAAATTATCCGTGAAAACCGTCAGCGAATACCGCTCCCGCTTGCTGGTCAAGATGAAACTCAAGAACAGCGCCGAACTGACGCATTACGCCATCCGCAACCAGCTGGTGGATTGA
- a CDS encoding diguanylate cyclase, with the protein MNPAEIAREAFRRLATRRIAPTPSAYREIYNEIAGISEPADSPAVPAAVLAASAPTESGAENVLTQFAAKMSESTGELGDFGRRFQRALKARDWDSYARTLAQLAEKQVKKGGIELPPLPDGEQTRTLRELLSRTLGFAVATLLTGTPALVEEAESLGAAIKLAHTEEALNEAALRLKQLCYQIELKSGDTAEQQELLLRLFKLLLDNVSQLLDDDSWLRGQVDAVQNLIAGPLDQRALEDATRSLKEVIYKQSQLKHSLSDVKLTVKNMMMTFIDRLGQVAASTGDFHEKIGGYSEKISQAENISELNNVLDEVLRETRMVQNEALRARDKMVLARQEVQDAEQRIHTLEAKLQHMSELVREDQLTGSLNRRGLDDVFERETARSDRRGTPLCIAMLDLDDFKRLNDTYGHLAGDAALKHLVKIVKETLRSMDVIARFGGEEFLILLPETTVDAASSTMTRLQRELTRHFFLHDNEKVLITFSAGVALRLPNEDQAELVKRADRAMYQAKQTGKNRVVVAD; encoded by the coding sequence ATGAATCCGGCTGAGATCGCGCGCGAAGCGTTTCGCCGCCTGGCCACGCGCCGCATCGCCCCCACGCCCAGCGCCTACCGCGAGATCTACAATGAAATCGCCGGCATCAGCGAACCGGCGGACAGCCCTGCCGTGCCGGCAGCCGTGCTGGCCGCCAGCGCCCCCACAGAAAGCGGCGCGGAAAACGTCCTGACGCAATTTGCCGCCAAGATGAGCGAATCGACGGGGGAACTGGGCGACTTTGGCCGCCGTTTCCAGCGCGCCCTGAAAGCGCGCGACTGGGACAGCTATGCGCGCACGCTGGCGCAACTGGCGGAAAAACAGGTCAAGAAAGGCGGCATCGAATTGCCGCCCCTGCCGGACGGCGAACAGACGCGTACCCTGCGTGAGTTGCTCAGCCGCACCCTGGGCTTTGCCGTCGCCACCTTGCTGACAGGCACGCCCGCGCTGGTGGAAGAAGCAGAATCGCTGGGCGCGGCCATCAAGCTGGCGCACACGGAAGAGGCGCTGAACGAAGCGGCCCTGCGCCTGAAGCAGCTGTGCTACCAGATCGAACTCAAAAGCGGCGACACGGCCGAACAGCAGGAATTGCTGCTGCGTCTGTTCAAGTTGCTGCTCGATAACGTCAGCCAGTTGCTCGACGACGACAGCTGGCTGCGCGGCCAGGTCGATGCCGTGCAAAATCTGATCGCCGGTCCGCTCGACCAGCGCGCGCTGGAAGACGCCACCCGCAGCCTGAAGGAAGTCATCTACAAACAGAGCCAGCTCAAGCACAGCCTGTCCGACGTCAAGCTGACGGTGAAGAACATGATGATGACCTTCATCGACCGCCTGGGGCAAGTGGCGGCCAGCACGGGCGACTTCCATGAAAAGATCGGCGGCTATTCGGAAAAGATCAGCCAGGCGGAAAATATCAGCGAATTGAACAACGTTCTCGACGAGGTCTTGCGCGAAACGCGCATGGTGCAGAACGAAGCCTTGCGCGCACGCGACAAAATGGTGCTGGCGCGCCAGGAAGTGCAGGATGCGGAACAGCGCATCCACACCCTGGAAGCCAAGCTCCAGCATATGAGCGAACTGGTGCGGGAAGACCAGCTGACAGGCAGCCTGAACCGCCGTGGCCTGGACGACGTGTTCGAGCGCGAGACGGCCCGCTCCGACCGCCGCGGCACGCCGCTGTGCATCGCCATGCTGGATCTGGACGATTTCAAGCGCCTGAACGACACCTACGGTCACCTGGCCGGCGATGCCGCCTTGAAACACTTGGTAAAAATCGTCAAGGAAACCCTGCGCTCGATGGACGTCATCGCCCGCTTCGGCGGCGAGGAATTCCTCATCCTGCTGCCGGAAACCACGGTCGATGCAGCCTCGTCGACGATGACACGCTTGCAGCGCGAGCTGACCCGGCATTTCTTCCTGCATGACAATGAAAAAGTCTTGATTACCTTTTCCGCCGGCGTGGCCCTGCGCCTGCCGAACGAAGACCAGGCCGAGCTGGTCAAGCGCGCCGACCGCGCCATGTACCAGGCCAAGCAAACGGGCAAGAACCGCGTGGTGGTGGCCGACTGA
- a CDS encoding flagellin, with amino-acid sequence MAAVINTNISSLNSQRNLSTSQSALSTSLQRLSSGFRINSAKDDAAGLAISDRMTSQIRGMTQATRNANDGVSLAQTAEGALASSGDILQRIRELAVQSSNSTNSSSDRQALQTEVGQLGSELNRIAQTTSFNGQALLDGTMGTANFQVGADANQLISASGANFLTNTYGNNRIANDASAAKLDAVGNAVVGKLTISGSIGTTTVDTTAAVAETAPGAGDAIKGSTAKSIAADINSQTSKTGVTASAQTDVNLNLGAESYSFAIGSDNAKGVTVSFAVSGTASTAADYAAGINAINAQTAKTGVTAQYDSVNKGMKLTNASGENISLTQGTTANTKLEVVGYQADGKIQAAANMVDAKAAAAAATVNGRVTFDSQNSFSVTENTTTGLAIGKATAQGSTLNSVSTLDVTTFDGAQLALKIADAALATVNGQRAQYGALQSRFSSAISNLQSTTENLSASRSRIVDTDFASETANMTRGQILQQAGTAMLAQANSLPNGVLSLLRG; translated from the coding sequence ATGGCTGCAGTAATTAATACCAACATCTCGTCCCTGAATTCGCAACGTAACCTGTCGACTTCGCAGTCGGCCCTGAGCACCTCGCTGCAACGCCTGTCCTCCGGCTTCCGCATCAACAGCGCCAAAGATGATGCTGCTGGTCTGGCGATTTCCGACCGCATGACGTCGCAAATCCGCGGCATGACCCAAGCCACCCGCAATGCCAACGACGGCGTCTCGCTGGCTCAGACGGCTGAAGGCGCGTTGGCAAGCTCGGGCGACATCCTGCAACGTATCCGCGAACTGGCCGTGCAATCGTCGAACTCGACGAACTCGTCGAGCGACCGCCAGGCGCTGCAAACCGAGGTAGGCCAACTGGGTTCGGAATTGAACCGTATCGCCCAAACCACCTCGTTCAACGGCCAGGCGCTGCTGGACGGCACCATGGGTACGGCCAACTTCCAGGTCGGCGCAGATGCCAATCAGCTGATTTCCGCCAGTGGCGCGAACTTCCTGACCAATACCTACGGTAACAACCGTATCGCCAACGATGCATCGGCTGCCAAGCTGGATGCCGTTGGTAATGCAGTTGTCGGCAAGCTGACGATTTCCGGCTCCATCGGCACCACGACCGTCGACACGACGGCTGCCGTTGCCGAAACGGCACCCGGTGCCGGTGACGCCATCAAAGGCAGCACCGCCAAATCCATCGCTGCCGACATCAACAGCCAGACTTCGAAAACGGGCGTGACCGCATCGGCACAAACGGACGTGAACCTGAACCTGGGCGCCGAATCGTATTCGTTCGCCATCGGTTCGGATAATGCCAAGGGCGTCACCGTGTCGTTCGCCGTTAGCGGCACGGCATCGACCGCAGCTGACTATGCAGCAGGCATCAACGCCATCAATGCCCAAACGGCCAAGACCGGCGTGACCGCCCAGTACGACAGCGTCAACAAGGGCATGAAGCTGACCAACGCATCGGGCGAGAACATCAGCCTGACGCAAGGCACAACGGCCAACACCAAGTTAGAGGTTGTTGGCTACCAGGCCGATGGCAAGATTCAAGCCGCAGCAAATATGGTCGACGCCAAAGCCGCAGCCGCAGCCGCCACGGTCAACGGTCGCGTGACCTTCGACTCGCAAAACAGCTTCTCGGTCACGGAAAACACCACGACCGGCCTGGCAATTGGTAAAGCAACGGCACAAGGTTCGACTCTGAACTCCGTGTCGACCCTGGACGTGACGACGTTTGACGGCGCCCAGCTGGCACTGAAAATTGCCGATGCAGCACTGGCAACGGTGAACGGTCAACGCGCCCAGTACGGTGCTTTGCAATCGCGCTTCTCGTCGGCGATTTCCAACCTGCAATCGACCACGGAAAACCTGTCCGCATCGCGCAGCCGCATCGTCGATACCGACTTTGCATCGGAAACGGCCAACATGACCCGCGGCCAGATCCTGCAACAAGCTGGTACGGCCATGCTGGCACAAGCGAACTCGCTGCCAAACGGCGTCCTGAGCCTGCTGCGCGGCTAA
- a CDS encoding flagellar protein FlaG — MTIDTIAAASAARVDKTYVSADTPAARPATPRTATENDTFAPQQASKEPSREQLNKAVSELNQSSQMKTQGIEFSIDEDSQRTVVKVVDQETKEVLRQIPTKEALELAKSFDSAKGSLISQSA, encoded by the coding sequence ATGACTATCGACACGATAGCGGCCGCCTCCGCGGCCCGGGTAGACAAGACTTATGTGTCTGCGGACACGCCGGCAGCGCGCCCGGCAACGCCACGCACGGCTACGGAAAACGACACGTTTGCACCACAGCAAGCCAGCAAGGAACCCAGCCGCGAGCAATTGAACAAAGCGGTATCGGAACTGAACCAGTCCTCGCAAATGAAAACGCAAGGCATTGAGTTCTCCATCGACGAGGACAGCCAGCGCACTGTGGTCAAGGTCGTTGACCAGGAAACCAAGGAAGTACTGCGCCAGATACCTACCAAGGAAGCCCTGGAACTGGCCAAGTCCTTTGACTCGGCCAAAGGCTCGCTGATCAGTCAAAGCGCCTGA